GAAACCCTTCCGATTTGGATTGGTAAACCCGAGGCAGATTCAATTGCTCTTGCACTGGGCAAGGTGCTAACGCCAAGACCTTTAACCCATGATTTGATAAAAAATATTCTTGATGAACTTGAGGTTCGTATTACAAAGGTTGTTATAACTGACTTGATTGACAATACTTACTATGCCTTAATATATACACACGATGGTATTAGAGAAAAAACCATTGATTCCCGTCCTTCTGACGCAGTCGCCATTGCTTTAAGAGTTCAGGCACCCATATTTGTTGAGGAAGGCATATTTGAGTTGAGAAAGGCTGATGAACTGGAAGAGTGGCTTAAAAATCTCAAGCCAGAAGACTTTGGCAATATCATGTAGTGAATGCACTATAGCACAGAAGCCATTGTCCTAAAGAACATTCCCTATGGTGAGGCGGATTTAATAGTAACTTATCTTACGAAGAATTATGGCCTTTTGAATCTTTTTGCTAAAAGTCCTCGTAAAATAAAAAGTAGATTTGGAAGTTCCCTTGAGCCTTTGACCTATTCCCAAATATCTTTTATTGGTAAAGAAGATAATCTTCAAAAGATTATTCAATCAGATATTATCCATCCTTTTCAGACAATCAGAGAAAACTACAGATTATTTCTACAGATAGCTAATGCTCTGAGATTTTTAATACAGGCTCTACCTAAGAAAGAACCAAATAGTGAACTTTTTTATCTCCTGCTTAATACGCTTCTTTATTTAGAAAAAAGAATAAAACCTGACAACTATATCCTCTTTCTAAAAGTTAGGGGATTAAGTATTTTGGGCTATCTTCCTGATTTTAAAAACTGTGGAGTTTGCAGACAAGAGTTAAAAGAAGAATTTTATTATTCCAGCGGATTTATTATCTGTAAAAAATGTTCTTCTTCATATCATTATTCATCTTCAGCTCTACCTATCCCTATATCTCAGGGAGTTATAAAACTGCTTAAGGAAATATCAACATGGACATTGAATTTTTTAGAAAGAGTAAAAATTTCGGATAAACTATTCAATGAAATGGAAAAATTTCTTCAGAACCATATTTTTACAGTCTTAGGGTATAATAAGACATGGGATACAGAGAAAAATATTACAGCCTCATAGAGAAACTTAAACAAGAGATAATAGAGTTCTGCGGATATAGGTTCATCAGTTTGGTAATTTTTGACTCAGTTGCCTCAGATAGATTCAGCCCTGCCAGTGATATTGATAAAGATAAATTTCCTGAAGGAATACATTTTAATTTGTCTAAAATTGCTGAAATATCTAAGTGATTAAAAAAAGAAAGAGTCTGAGGAATATACAAAAGAAGATACTTTGAAAGCTATTGAGGGAGCTAAAATAGTTATTGAGACTGCAAGAAAATTTATCAAAATAAATATAGAATATAGGAGGAGGATAACATGAAGGAACAGCAAAAACCAATGTGCATAATCTGTGCATGGAGAGCTACATGCCAAAAGCAGTTTTCCCTTAAAGCAGGGCAGAAATGTCCTGATTTTGTAAAGGATGTTACAGTGAAAATTGAAGAAGAGGAAGAAAAAGAAAAGGAACAAGAACAAAAATAAGTGGAGATTTTAAATACATTTTTACTTACATTTATACCCCTTTTTGTCGCGATAGATGCGCCAGGAATTCTGCCTTTGTATATTTCTTTGGTTGAAGGAGTTCCTGATAAAGAAAGAAAACACATTGCCCGTCAGTCAGTAATAACAGCATTTTTAGTAGGAACATTATTTCTCTTTCTTGGAAATTTTATATTCTCACTTCTTGGAATAAAACTTGAAGATTTTATGATAGCAGGAGGAATTCTTTTATTAATTCTTTCAATTTCAGATATTTTAAGAGTAAAAGAAAAAGAACTTACGATTAGTGATACACTCGGAGTTGTTCCAATTGGTACTCCTTTACTTGCAGGTCCTGCAACGCTCACAACTTTAATCATTCTTGCAGGAAACTATGGATATCCAATTGTAATTTTTTCACTTTCTCTGAATCTTTTGATTGCATGGGTAATGCTTGAAAAAGCAGAGTTTGTAATAAAAGTCATGGGAATTCATGGAATAAAAGCCTTTGCTAAAGTAATGGCACTTCTTTTAAGTGCAATTGCTGTAAGTCTTATTAAAAAAGGATTAACGAAGATTTTAGGAGTAAACTAAATGATTCATGTTTACACAGGTGATGGAAAAGGTAAAACAACAGCAGCAGTAGGGCTCGCTATAAGAGCAATTGGTAATGGTTTTAGAGTATTATTTGTTCAATTCATAAAAGGAGTTCACACAGGAGAGATTGAGATATTTCAAAAATTTCCAGAACTGATTGAGATTTACCGCTGTAGCACAGGTTTTGTATATAAAACTCCTGAAGAGTCTCAGATGGAAACTGTGAAAGAATGTGTTAAAGAAATTGAAAAAAAGCTTGAAAAAAATACCTATGATATGGTTGTTTTTGATGAACTTTCTGTTGCATTGAGCATCGGATTACTCAGCCGTGAAGATGTTGAAAGATTGATTCAGCTTTCAAAAAAAGCAGAGCTTATAATTACTGGCAGAAATGCTCCAGACTGGCTAATTGAACGAGCAGACCTTGTTACTGAAATGAAGAAAATAAAACATTACTTTGACAGAGGAATAAAAGCAAGAAAAGGGATTGAATACTGATGAATCCAACTCTGGTTATCTATCTATTAAGACACGGAGAAACAGAAGGACCGAAAAAGGTTTACAAAGGACACATTGATGTTCCTCTCAGTAAAATAGGGGAAAAGCAGGTGGAAAAAGTTGCGCAGTTTTTAAAAAACTATATAAAAAAATACGAACTTCAACCAAAGATTATTTATTCTTCACCTCTTAAAAGAGCTGTAACTTCAGCTGAGATTTTAAGTAGAGCGCTTTTAGTTGAAGTTAAATCAAAGAATATTCTTAAAGAGAGAAACTTTGGAACATGGGAAGGATTAAGCATTAATGATATAGTATCCCTATATCCTGAAGAATTTGAAAGATGGAGAAGAGATCCTCTTAGGTTCTGTCCTCCTCAGGGAGAAAGTACAATACAGGTAAGTAAGAGAGCCAGTGATGCGTTAAAAGAAATTTTGAAAAATCATAATGGTAGTCAAATTTTTATAACAGCTCATGGAGGAATAAATAGGGTTATATTATGTAATATTCTTGGTATGCCTCTGGAAAATATCTTCAGGATTGAGCAGGAATTTGCCTGCGTTAATATAATTGAATTTTATGAATCCCAGCCTGTTGTTAAGCTTATAAATGGAGTTTTCTGGAGGGATGAATATTTTTGAGAGAATTTATTTATTTTTTTATTTAAGAAAGAAGAAAAAAGATTTAAAGAGTCAAAAAAAACTACCCTTTCCTGTAATAAGCGTTGGAAATTTGACAGTTGGAGGCACTGGGAAAACCCCATTTACAATAGCCCTTGCTAAGGAGCTAAAAAAAAGAGAATACAAGCCCATTATTCTTACAAGAGGCTACAGAGGTAGACTTAAAGGTCCATTAGTGGTGACAGAGGAGATGATTGCTCGGGATGTTGGAGACGAACCTCTTATGATGGCTATGGAGGGGCTTATAGTGATAAAATGCCCTGACAGATACAGTGGTGGAATTTATGCAATTGAAAAATTAGGCTTTACTGACAAAGGCAGAGCGGTTTTTATAGTTGATGATGGATTTCAGCACTGGAAGCTTTACAGGAATGTGAATATTTTACTTATTGACGGATTTAAAGGATTTGGCAATTGTTGTTTAATTCCATGCGGTCCTCTCAGGTCGCCCCTCACCGAGATTACAGAGGCAGATATGGTTTTTATAACCAAAAAGGAAAATAATACAATCTATCAGCATATCAAAGATATGGGAATAAAAGAGGTCTATTTCGCTCCTTTTAAAGTTGAAGGAATAATCAGCATGGATGGTAGAAAAATTGAACCAGCAGGGCAGAAAGTTTTTGCCTTTGCAGGGATTGGGAACTTTCAAGGTTTCTTAACCCTTTTAAATGGTGTCGGATTTAAAGTTGGCAGATATAAAAAATTTATTGACCATAAAAAATACAGTGAAACAACATTAAAAAAGATTTTGAATCTTGCAGCAGAGGCTGAAGTTCTTGTTACAACAAAAAAAGATTTTGTAAAAATTAAAGATTTTAGCAATTTACCGGATAGTCTCTGCTATATGGAAATCTCTATGGAAATAAATAGCCAAACCGTTGACAAAATTATGGATTTAATGCATAATTGCTAATATGATAGATATATGTGAATTTTTTGAAGAATTAAAAGAAACTCTTGAGCCTAAATGCATCGGAATGAGAGGTCATTGAAGAATATTCTGAGCAGTTTCCAGATGATTTTTAAGGAGGCAATTGGAGGAATAATATGAAAAAATTGTTGATTATAATTTTATCAATCTTTATTTTAGGAACTTCGGTATCCTTTGCAAAGGAGATACCTTTTACTCAGGAAGACAGAGAGAGACTTATAAGGGTTGAAGAAGGACTTAAGGCTGTAAATCAAAGAATTGATTCCCTTGATAAAAGAATTGATGATTTGAAGAATTTAATGTACATACTTATCAGTGTGATTTTTGCTCAAACAATTGGTGTTGTTGGTTTTGTAATATGGGATAGGCGCACAGCACTTCAACCAGCAATAAGGAAAAATAAGGAACTTGAAGAAAGACAGGACAGAGTGGAGAAAGCATTGAGAGAGCTTGCAAAGGTTGACTCCAGGATAGCAGAAATATTAAAAAATGCAGGATTGTTATAGTTTAAACCCAAAGGAAAGGAGGTGAGAGACTTTCTTTCTGGAGGAAGGATTCCATAACTGCCAAGATGGGCGCCATGGTGGTTATGGAAGTCTCCCAGTGGCGCAACCGACCTCCAAAGAATTATGCTAACATGGCATATAATTTGCACCATTAAAATTAAAAACTTAAAAGGAGGTCAGGTTATGTTAAAAAATCAAAAAGGTTTTACTCTCATTGAATTAGCAATTGTCCTTGTCATTATTGGAATAATTCTTGGTGCGGTGTTAAAGGGGAAAGATCTGATTGAAAATGCAAGGACAAAGAAATTCATCAGTGATGTAAGGCAGTTTGAAGTTTTAAGCTGGACATTTTTTGACAGAAAGGGATATTTTCCGGGTGCTGAGAAAAATGATCCCATAATAGATGGTAATCCATATGATGATATTGTAAACAAAGGCAAATTTACTGACGCACCTACAACAAATGCTATAAATATTGGCTCCTATACCTTTTATGTATGGCTTGGAAATGATAATGGCACTCCAAAGAAAAATATAATCGCTGTTACAAATAGTAACACAACACCTGCTGCATTTTCTGATCCTGAGCTTGTTTATATGGAGGCATTTGATACAGCTGTTGATGGAGCAGTTGACGGAACAACAGGAAGAATACGAGCAGCAACAGATGCTACAGTGAATTCAGCTTCCTGGCTGATAACTTCACCAACAATTTCAGGAGACTGGACATCTTCAACCAAAGCCTTAGTTTATTACTTTGACAGAGCTCCATAGTAATTTTGGGAGGCTTATGCCTCCCTTTGACTTTTTATTGTAATAATTAGTCTATTACCGTCTGAAGTTGGAATATATCAGAAGATTGAGGAGGTTACATTATGCAGGTATTAAAGAATCAAAGAGGTTTTACACTTATTGAGCTTGCAATTGTCCTTGTTATTATTGGAATAATTCTTGGTGCAGTGTTAAAGGGGAAAGATCTGATTGAAAATGCAAGAGCTAAAAAATTTGTTAATGATGTAAGGCAGTTTGAGATTTTAAGCTGGACATTT
The Thermodesulfovibrio yellowstonii DSM 11347 DNA segment above includes these coding regions:
- a CDS encoding bifunctional nuclease family protein, which translates into the protein MKVEGLLFDPRSGMYILLLQQVDGEETLPIWIGKPEADSIALALGKVLTPRPLTHDLIKNILDELEVRITKVVITDLIDNTYYALIYTHDGIREKTIDSRPSDAVAIALRVQAPIFVEEGIFELRKADELEEWLKNLKPEDFGNIM
- the recO gene encoding DNA repair protein RecO gives rise to the protein MHYSTEAIVLKNIPYGEADLIVTYLTKNYGLLNLFAKSPRKIKSRFGSSLEPLTYSQISFIGKEDNLQKIIQSDIIHPFQTIRENYRLFLQIANALRFLIQALPKKEPNSELFYLLLNTLLYLEKRIKPDNYILFLKVRGLSILGYLPDFKNCGVCRQELKEEFYYSSGFIICKKCSSSYHYSSSALPIPISQGVIKLLKEISTWTLNFLERVKISDKLFNEMEKFLQNHIFTVLGYNKTWDTEKNITAS
- a CDS encoding MarC family protein, whose translation is MEILNTFLLTFIPLFVAIDAPGILPLYISLVEGVPDKERKHIARQSVITAFLVGTLFLFLGNFIFSLLGIKLEDFMIAGGILLLILSISDILRVKEKELTISDTLGVVPIGTPLLAGPATLTTLIILAGNYGYPIVIFSLSLNLLIAWVMLEKAEFVIKVMGIHGIKAFAKVMALLLSAIAVSLIKKGLTKILGVN
- the cobO gene encoding cob(I)yrinic acid a,c-diamide adenosyltransferase, producing the protein MIHVYTGDGKGKTTAAVGLAIRAIGNGFRVLFVQFIKGVHTGEIEIFQKFPELIEIYRCSTGFVYKTPEESQMETVKECVKEIEKKLEKNTYDMVVFDELSVALSIGLLSREDVERLIQLSKKAELIITGRNAPDWLIERADLVTEMKKIKHYFDRGIKARKGIEY
- a CDS encoding histidine phosphatase family protein, which encodes MNPTLVIYLLRHGETEGPKKVYKGHIDVPLSKIGEKQVEKVAQFLKNYIKKYELQPKIIYSSPLKRAVTSAEILSRALLVEVKSKNILKERNFGTWEGLSINDIVSLYPEEFERWRRDPLRFCPPQGESTIQVSKRASDALKEILKNHNGSQIFITAHGGINRVILCNILGMPLENIFRIEQEFACVNIIEFYESQPVVKLINGVFWRDEYF
- the lpxK gene encoding tetraacyldisaccharide 4'-kinase, translating into MNIFERIYLFFYLRKKKKDLKSQKKLPFPVISVGNLTVGGTGKTPFTIALAKELKKREYKPIILTRGYRGRLKGPLVVTEEMIARDVGDEPLMMAMEGLIVIKCPDRYSGGIYAIEKLGFTDKGRAVFIVDDGFQHWKLYRNVNILLIDGFKGFGNCCLIPCGPLRSPLTEITEADMVFITKKENNTIYQHIKDMGIKEVYFAPFKVEGIISMDGRKIEPAGQKVFAFAGIGNFQGFLTLLNGVGFKVGRYKKFIDHKKYSETTLKKILNLAAEAEVLVTTKKDFVKIKDFSNLPDSLCYMEISMEINSQTVDKIMDLMHNC
- a CDS encoding prepilin-type N-terminal cleavage/methylation domain-containing protein, producing the protein MLKNQKGFTLIELAIVLVIIGIILGAVLKGKDLIENARTKKFISDVRQFEVLSWTFFDRKGYFPGAEKNDPIIDGNPYDDIVNKGKFTDAPTTNAINIGSYTFYVWLGNDNGTPKKNIIAVTNSNTTPAAFSDPELVYMEAFDTAVDGAVDGTTGRIRAATDATVNSASWLITSPTISGDWTSSTKALVYYFDRAP